A section of the Sebastes fasciatus isolate fSebFas1 chromosome 21, fSebFas1.pri, whole genome shotgun sequence genome encodes:
- the LOC141759267 gene encoding phthioceranic/hydroxyphthioceranic acid synthase-like isoform X2, with protein MVSPEGTSKPFSNRADGYGRGEGCGVVLLKPLKKAIEDHDHIWGIISKTAVNQDGHSVSPITKPSMTQQEELLRRIYSESDLANVWYIEAHGTGTPIGDPTEAGSISNVIAKAKPPGSETLRIGSVKSNIGHTESAAGVAGLIKVLLMMKHETIVPSVFYSEETASVDAKALNIKVPKETEKWEASGARIAGVNNFGFGGTNAHAIVKQHKQSRVEQKNGGKQEKYFVMSANSPKSLTLMTEDTIKQLEADSKVNLDSLLYTSACRRSHRKHKYRKAIVVSSLVDLKEKLSATVGKNIHPSSSDPRLVFVFCGNGLTYTGMCKQLLKQEPVFRDKIKEIAKRFKRLSTLNILDTLESEFEGSDLKVVQPLLFAIQVAITTLLRHWGVKPDAILGHSVGEVAAAHCSGLLSLDDAVKVIYFRSTLQSKVTGGKMLVISNMAVSEVTALLPCYSGRVCLAAFNSSQSCTLAGDADAIESLYKELSTSANSQNLFLRVLDVPAAYHSHMMDPILPEIEETIGSLEVNELDTELFSTVTGKEVQQSDFCTGEYWARNIREPVAFEQAVRSATKGKKNTVFVEIGPRRALQRNIMESLGNETAVLASVQPEKDHETLMSVVSKLFELGVHVNWNTFYRGYETIPLSIPKYQFDCSDRDVIIGAAQKNTASNHPVLCQTGSESNMFSCDLTSDSSFYLKEHKHNGIPIIPGAFYAELGLAAFMASAKPKVPLSSLQVSVNFHSPFVLMQNSPEMKVQLEQTETETKFRVLSPSAMYASGTVVSKKERLNEEQCISLSSIYKRCKSVVSSQEFYGYLSQGGFQYGDVFKNKGDVHYGEDLKEAFANVTVPEELQSQLHDYCIHPVVLDFLMQLLPVTVEHIFAGRPGFPAKIGSLTVFEPLQDEMIVYLRAIDVGVDHFEICGCFADKEGRVLVEVKHVIIKYLGSRSHVVEEYFYHNAFSVIPEGDTSAPPKALVFCDRLGISKGLQQYLDSRSRYVPFTHAKDILSHGFPSLLANLNITEIEKNFDEVLFLWGKEDLTSLTADVVLQNLANCCETFRQIVLELKRIRFPNSIRAVTYCSSDITVDHISPGFAVVGMTRSFAAEIPDLAFQLIDINTTSDKDIAALSEVLRSHPCSKYPELVVKDGLILKPSIVRTPPEVIDSSEGSFTSKISEPCILQTAEAYKMTHLSAIHFEEETQPIRDTSVEIRPTKICVHSSDYFPVSASHLKFGQTLYWNKHSSQKHKLLALDFSGTITAVGKDVRKLKVGDHVASCYPVVAASKVRVPEDVCYSTKRFPFLQKTPCVSYFVLAWEILHRALPRAKHNLGIISSVPDSALMSVLKDTAYKSGLNVIIGTQCNGSFVDVSQMDVFVILPPFDESLIVKIGNFPGVQHVVFICESQMQCLLAQDVFRSVKESVHVQTIQMPVILQKGSLSAHRPYIYHWLKSLNLSRKFALESFTFQNVKSESIESLHSETPKSYFNSKKLAVVALEENVNSTLSDIPLLPTKKLLFRKRAVYVVAGGLSGLGFETVKFISQRGGEYIVILSRSKPTTDVQQELHNVEKQCGNCITSMECDISVTESVHKVISVISQKYSRCPIRGVFHSAVVLHDGLIETLDRSLYEKVLKPKVNGVLNLHHATKHCQLDYFVCYSSISAFLGNASQTNYAAANTFLDMFCQYRRKLGLPGQSINWGALNLGLLLNKEHFQRFLEAKGMMVLDVAEIYKSLEQCLVLNRPQQAVCRFHFRNIRYNILSQNAALTMRLTALVDEAFQKSKETDTQTEQAEVVSPKDYVVSLLCETIGMDKSELKDDSPLSFLGIDSMQAMTLQNLIFQERGVNVPLVKLLDPNATLSTVVAILSEESEGEGESFSDNKESLPVEGMGVVSTRL; from the exons ATGGTCTCACCTGAAGGGACCAGCAAACCGTTCTCCAACCGAGCAGATGGTTACGGTAGAGGCGAGGGCTGCGGGGTCGTTCTCCTCAAGCCGCTGAAAAAG GCCATAGAAGACCATGACCATATCTGGGGTATTATCAGCAAAACAGCCGTCAACCAAGATGGACACTCAGTGTCTCCGATCACCAAGCCCTCCATGACTCAACAAGAGGAACTCCTGCGCAGAATCTACTCGGAGTCTGACCTTGCAAATGTCTGGTACATAGAGGCACATGGGACTGGAACGCCAATTGGAGACCCAACAGAGGCAGGAAGCATCTCAAACGTCATCGCTAAAGCTAAACCTCCTGGTTCAGAGACACTGCGGATTGGCTCTGTGAAGAGCAACATTGGACATACAGAATCTGCAGCTGGAGTGGCCGGACTCATTAAGGTTCTCCTAATGATGAAGCACGAGACCATCGTTCCCTCAGTTTTCTACTCTGAGGAAACTGCTAGTGTAGATGCCAAAGCCCTGAACATTAAAGTTCCTAAGGAAACAGAAAAGTGGGAAGCCTCCGGTGCAAGAATTGCAGGAGTTAACAACTTTGGCTTTGGGGGTACAAATGCACACGCCATTGTCAAACAGCACAAACAGTCACGCGTTGAGCAAAAGAATGGTGGGAAACAGGAAAAGTATTTTGTCATGTCGGCAAATTCACCAAAATCTCTTACTCTAATGACGGAAGACACCATTAAACAGCTAGAAGCAGATAGCAAAGTTAATCTAGATTCTCTGTTGTACACATCAGCTTGCAGGAGGAGCCATCGAAAGCACAAATACAGAAAGGCCATCGTTGTTTCATCTCTAGTCGATCTTAAAGAGAAGTTAAGTGCAACTGTAGGCAAAAACATTCACCCGTCCTCCTCAGATCCAAGATTGGTGTTTGTCTTTTGCGGAAATGGCCTCACTTACACTGGCATGTGCAAACAGCTACTAAAACAGGAGCCTGTATTCAGAGATAAGATCAAAGAGATTGCAAAACGTTTCAAAAGACTGAGTACGCTGAACATCTTGGACACACTTGAGAGTGAGTTTGAGGGCAGTGACCTAAAGGTTGTCCAGCCACTCCTCTTTGCTATCCAAGTCGCCATTACCACCCTACTCAGACACTGGGGTGTCAAGCCCGATGCAATACTCGGACACTCTGTTGGCGAGGTCGCAGCCGCTCACTGTTCTGGCCTCCTGTCTCTTGATGATGCGGTAAAAGTCATCTATTTCCGCAGCACTCTCCAGAGCAAAGTCACTGGGGGGAAGATGCTTGTGATCAGCAACATGGCTGTATCAGAGGTAACTGCTCTTCTCCCTTGTTACTCTGGTAGAGTTTGCCTTGCTGCTTTCAACAGCTCACAGTCCTGCACCCTTGCAGGTGATGCAGATGCAATTGAGAGCCTTTATAAGGAGCTAAGCACCTCAGCCAACAGTCAGAATCTGTTCCTTCGTGTACTGGATGTCCCTGCTGCTTACCACAGCCACATGATGGACCCAATTCTGCCAGAAATTGAGGAGACAATTGGCTCCTTAGAGGTGAATGAACTCGACACAGAGTTGTTTTCAACAGTGACAGGCAAGGAAGTCCAGCAAAGTGATTTCTGCACAGGGGAATACTGGGCTAGAAACATTCGTGAGCCGGTAGCTTTTGAGCAGGCAGTGAGGTCAGCAACCAAAGGAAAGAAGAATACAGTGTTTGTGGAAATAGGGCCAAGAAGGGCGCTACAGAGAAACATCATGGAATCTCTGGGTAACGAGACAGCTGTTCTTGCCTCGGTGCAGCCAGAGAAAGATCATGAAACGTTAATGTCTGTTGTGTCTAAGCTGTTTGAACTGGGGGTCCATGTTAATTGGAACACCTTCTACAGAGGATATGAGACAATACCACTGTCTATTCCAAAATACCAGTTTGATTGCTCGGACAGAGATGTTATCATTGGCGcagcacagaaaaacacagctaGCAATCACCCTGTGCTctgtcagacaggaagtgaaagcAACATGTTCAGCTGTGATCTGACGTCTGACTCTTCTTTCTACCTGAAAGAGCACAAACACAACGGCATACCCATCATCCCCGGAGCCTTCTATGCTGAGTTGGGTTTAGCCGCATTCATGGCCAGTGCCAAACCAAAAGTACCGCTCAGCTCACTGCAGGTCAGTGTCAATTTTCACAGtccatttgttttaatgcagaaTTCACCTGAAATGAAGGTGCAACTCgaacaaacagagacagaaactaAATTCAGGGTACTCTCCCCATCTGCGATGTACGCATCAGGCACAGTGGtttcaaagaaagagaggcTGAACGAGGAGCAGTGCATTTCACTTAGCTCCATCTACAAAAGATGCAAATCTGTTGTGAGCTCTCAGGAGTTCTATGGGTATCTCTCTCAAGGAGGCTTTCAGTATGGAGACGTCTTCAAGAACAAGGGGGATGTGCACTATGGAGAAGATCTCAAGGAGGCTTTCGCAAATGTCACAGTTCCAGAAGAACTGCAGTCTCAGTTGCATGACTACTGCATTCATCCGGTTGTGCTGGATTTTCTGATGCAGCTTCTCCCAGTTACAGTAGAGCACATTTTTGCTGGTAGACCGGGATTTCCTGCCAAAATAGGGAGTTTGACAGTGTTTGAACCCTTGCAAGATGAGATGATTGTCTATCTGAGAGCAATCGATGTGGGCGTTGATCACTTTGAGATTTGTGGCTGCTTTGCAGATAAAGAAGGAAGAGTGTTGGTTGAGGTGAAGCATGTAATAATCAAGTACCTCGGCAGTCGCTCTCATGTGGTTGAGGAGTATTTCTACCACAATGCCTTTAGTGTCATCCCTGAAGGCGACACATCTGCTCCTCCTAAGGCCTTGGTCTTCTGTGACCGTTTGGGGATCTCTAAAGGTCTGCAGCAGTATTTGGACTCAAGGTCTAGATATGTTCCATTCACACATGCAAAAGATATCTTGAGCCATGGGTTTCCTTCTCTCCTGGCAAATCTCAATATAACCGAAATTGAGAAAAACTTTGATGAGGTGTTATTTCTGTGGGGCAAAGAAGACCTCACttcactgacagctgatgttgtCCTGCAGAATTTGgcgaactgctgtgagactttCCGCCAAATAGTCCTTGAGCTAAAGCGAATTCGCTTTCCCAACTCCATCAGAGCAGTCACCTACTGTTCCTCTGACATCACAGTGGACCACATAAGTCCAGGTTTTGCCGTCGTTGGTATGACGAGATCATTTGCTGCAGAGATACCAGATCTTGCATTTCAGCTGATTGATATAAATACTACCTCTGATAAGGACATTGCAGCTCTGTCTGAGGTCCTAAGATCGCATCCTTGCAGCAAGTACCCAGAGTTGGTGGTAAAAGATGGACTGATTCTGAAACCTTCCATTGTCCGCACTCCACCTGAGGTCATTGACAGTTCAGAGGGAAGTTTTACCTCTAAAATATCTGAGCCCTGCATCCTACAGACAGCTGAAGCATATAAGATGACTCACCTGAGTGCCATTCACTTTGAGGAGGAGACCCAGCCAATCAGGGATACATCAGTTGAAATTCGGCCCACTAAGATATGTGTTCATTCGTCTGATTACTTCCCTGTCAGTGCCTCCCATCTGAAATTTGGCCAGACACTGTACTGGAACAAACACTCATCACAGAAACACAAGCTACTGGCTCTTGATTTCAGTGGTACCATTACAGCAGTCGGAAAAGATGTCAGGAAATTGAAAGTGGGAGACCACGTTGCGTCCTGTTACCCTGTGGTGGCAGCCAGCAAGGTCAGAGTGCCAGAGGACGTTTGCTACAGCACCAAGAGGTTCCCATTCCTTCAAAAAACACCCTGTGTTTCCTACTTTGTGTTAGCATGGGAGATCCTGCATCGAGCCTTGCCCAGAGCTAAACATAATCTAGGAATCATATCCTCTGTTCCTGATTCTGCTCTGATGAGTGTTTTGAAAGACACTGCTTACAAGTCAGGTTTGAATGTGATTATTGGCACACAGTGCAATGGCTCTTTTGTGGATGTCAGTCAAATGGATGTATTTGTCATCTTGCCTCCATTTGATGAATCTCTGATCGTAAAAATTGGCAACTTTCCAGGTGTTCAACATGTTGTTTTCATCTGCGAATCTCAGATGCAGTGTTTGCTTGCTCAGGATGTGTTCCGAAGTGTAAAGGAAAGTGTTCACGTGCAGACAATTCAGATGCCAGTCATTTTGCAAAAGGGATCCTTGAGTGCACATAGGCCATACATTTATCACTGGCTGAAATCCTTGAACTTGAGCAGGAAATTTGCTCTCGAAAGCTTTACCTTTCAGAATGTGAAATCTGAAAGCATTGAGAGCCTTCATTCAGAGACCCCCAAATCATACTTCAACTCGAAGAAGCTGGCTGTTGTGGCTCTGGAAGAAAACGTCAACAGTACGCTGTCTGACATCCCATTGTTGCCAACAAAAAAACTGCTTTTCCGAAAGAGAGCAGTGTACGTAGTGGCAGGTGGTCTTTCTGGTCTAGGCTTTGAAACCGTCAAGTTCATCTCGCAAAGAGGGGGGGAGTACATTGTCATACTCTCCAGGAGCAAGCCCACAACAGATGTGCAGCAAGAGCTACACAATGTGGAGAAACAGTGTGGGAACTGCATCACTAGCATGGAGTGTGACATATCTGTGACTGAGTCTGTGCACAAGGTTATCAGTGTCATCAGCCAGAAATACTCTCGTTGTCCAATCAGAGGAGTGTTTCACAGTGCAGTTGTGTTGCATGATGGGCTGATTGAGACCCTTGACAGATCTCTTTATGAGAAAGTTCTCAAACCCAAAGTAAATGGTGTACTGAATTTGCACCATGCAACAAAGCACTGTCAATTGGATTACTTTGTGTGTTACTCCTCAATCTCAGCTTTTCTGGGAAACGCGTCACAAACGAACTACGCAGCAGCCAACACATTCCTTGACATGTTCTGTCAGTACCGGCGCAAACTCGGGCTGCCTGGACAGTCTATCAACTGGGGAGCTCTAAACCTCGGTCTCCTCTTGAATAAGGAACATTTCCAGCGGTTCCTGGAGGCAAAGGGGATGATGGTGTTGGATGTGGCTGAGATTTATAAAAGTCTGGAGCAATGCCTTGTGCTCAATCGACCCCAACAGGCTGTTTGCAGGTTTCACTTCAGAAACATCAGGTACAACATCCTCTCTCAAAATGCAGCCTTGACCATGCGCCTGACTGCATTGGTAGATGAGGCTTTCCAAAAATCCAAAGAGACAGACACTCAAACTGAACAAGCTGAAGTCGTCTCACCAAAAGATTACGTCGTCTCTCTGCTTTGTGAGACCATCGGCATGGATAAAAGTGAGCTGAAAGATGATTCGCCTCTTTCATTCTTAGGCATTGACTCCATGCAGGCCATGACTCTGCAGAATCTCATCTTTCAGGAGAGAGGTGTGAATGTGCCTCTGGTGAAACTGCTGGATCCCAATGCCACACTATCAACGGTAGTAGCTATACTGAGTGAGGAaagtgaaggtgaaggtgaaagTTTCAGTGATAACAAAGAGTCTCTTCCTGTTGAAGGCATGGGTGTTGTTTCTACCAGATTGTAG